The nucleotide window CATTAAATCAGGAGGCCCTTCTGGTTTTCTCATTTGTACAGTAATACAAATATTATATGACTTTACTATTTTATTCCATAGATTATCAGTAATGTTTTCTAAAGCACTTCTACAAAACCTAAGTACTTCTCTTTTTTCACTTCTTTCCATCGCCTCATTGGCTTTTTTTAAATAATGCGATGATGATTGAAAATACTCTATGTTTTGCTTATTAGGTCGCATTAGAGTTATTTTGTTAACTAAAGATTGATAATCCTTCTGTGTAAAATGATTATCTAAATCTTTTACAAATTCTTCAGCATGTGATGTGATAATCACTTGTTTTTGATTAATGTTCTCATTTGTGAAAAGAAGCTCCCTAATTCCCCCTCTATGATCATCATCAATCGCGTTAATAACATCATCAAAAATAATAACCGGAACATGATTACTTACGTTTTTCGCAAGTAGTATCGAAAGACCTAAACATTTAATATGTCCTTCACTTAACACATGCAATGCATTTTCAGCCTTATTTGGTGCATCTTTAAAGTATATTTTGATAATATCACCTGGTTTTGTAGGAAGTTCCACTCTTTCAAGTAAATCAAAATCCTTATCGTCTCTATTAATAGCATTATAAAAATCCCTAGTATATTCATTCAAATTTTTAACAATGCTTATTGGTAATTGTTCTTTATAATTTTTAAGTTTTGTTAAGAACACATTGTAAGCCTCTAAATATCTCCTATTTTCTTCAATTTGCTTTCTTTCTTCTTCTACTTCTTTCAATAATTGTTCATTTTGCTTATTAAATGCTCTAATAGCATCGTTACCCTTTTTTATACTATCATTATAATCTTTTTCTCTAGTCTTGATACTAATTATTTTATTTGCTATTTCCTCTAAAGCTTTTTTCTCATCTATGAAAACATTTAATGAACTATTTGTAGATATTATTTTCTCATTTTCAAGATTTACAGTATTTATTAATTCTTCAATAGTATTACGTTTATTAATAACTTCATTAGCCATTTCAGAAAACAAATGAATAAATGATTTAAATTCATTCTTTTTTTTAGCTTCAGCAATCTGTGTAAAACAAATATATAGATTTACTCCAAACTCATTTGCCAATTCATTTATAAGCTTAACATCTGCAATTAAAATTTCATAGTCATCTATAATACTTTGCTGGAGTTTTTCTTTCTTTTGTTCAATCTCAGCTATTGACTCAAATTCTTTTAGTTTTTCACGTGCATTTTCATACGGATTTAAAAATGTTTTGTATTCAGTGCCATTAATAGGTGTTTCACATACAGGACATCTATCAACAAATAAATTCTCTAGGTCATTAACAAGGGCGTATAGTTTACTTACTTTAACTTTATCAATTATTTTCTCAAACTGAGAAGCAACTTCATTATACTCTCCTATCTTAACAAGTGACCAAGTCACATAATCTTGTTGAAAATGTTTTCTCAATTTTTTATACATCTTTAAAAAATAAAGTAATTATCCAACTCGTTTGTAAGCATATATATTTTTAATATTTCTATGAAAATACTGTCCTTTTGAGTCTGCAGCCAAAAGTGCCTGAAAAACAATTTCTGAAACGTTAAAGTATTGGTATATACCACCAGAATTGAACTCTACTTCCAGTATCTTTGTTGTACTGTCATATCCAACTGATCTCAAATTACTTGACTCCACATAAATTCGTTTCATATTATCCCTCCAAGTTTAGCATACTTTTCCAACAAAATTATACCGCTTTCGGCCATGCCTTACAATATCTTACATAAAAAATTCACAAAATCGGTATCGGTATAGTCCAGTTTCCCCACGCTCACCGACATGACGCCTTCCGATCTCATCCTGTATTTCTGGGGAGTAAAGCCAGCAAACCCGTCAATCCAGATTTCGGCGCCGTCATAAAGCGAAGTGGAACCAAGCTTTTCCGAAGCCAGGGTCAGGTCATCATCCAAATCCCTGTATCTCTCTGCAAGGGTCTTCTCGAATAAAGCATAAATGGAAGTAAGCTCCATAAGCTTGTCCTTCAGCGGGTTGTCCTCTTCAAGTCCTTTACCTGCATTATCCAGGGCCTCCGGTGTTACATTGTACCGCTTGAACTCGGTAATCAAAGTGGAAAGCGTATTGACAAACCCCTGCCGGTCGGCAGATTTTGAAAACATCTGGAAGCCGTCCCGCATTTTGTCCAGGATTCTGTAAAGGATCATGCATTTGCCTGCCGGATGGATATAGGGATAGGTAATGCCGCCCGCTTCATTGAAGACCCTGAAGGCCAGACGCCGGAAGCTTAAAACCTCAGTTTTAAGAATACCGCCTGTTTTCAGAACAGTCATCAGATCCCTTTCCGCTTGAAAGGTGAACTGCTCCGGGACCAGAAGGATCAGCGGCTGCGTGGCTCCGACAGCGATCTTTGACTTGATTTCATTAAGGCAAAAACGGGTTTTACCACTGCCCGCCCTGCCATATATAACCTCAAACTCATACGTTTTGACTCCAATATCTATCTATTGATTATGTATTCCTATGTTTTATTTTACCATATAACGCAAAATTAACCCACCCCGTTTTTCATATACTCCAGAATCAGTTTATCCATTCTTGTGCTTATATCCAATAAGATATTGTAATTTCACTCATTGACACCCATGTCAGCAATAACTGCATTCAATAGATGTCTGATTTCTTCAATTTCTGTCTTTAATTGATTAACAATAGCCATATATACCACCCATATATTTATTCTTGAGAAGCTTCACATAAAGGGAAAATAGCTGTTTCAACCTTATTCCTGACTCTTTTTGCCTGGTATAATGCCGTATCTGCTTTTGCAAATAGAACATCCATATCTATTGGCTTATTAACTGTTACTACGCCAATACATACAGTATAGCGCCAAAACATTTTGCTGATTTTTCTATTATCTTTCTGGTCCTCTCTGCATACTTTAACGCTCCGTTATTGTTAGTATCAGGGAGAATAACAGCAAATTCCTCTCCTCCCCATCGTGCTATCGTATCGATTTCCCTGGAATTCGCTTTAAGGATTTTTGAGACTCGAGTCAGGAGCTTATCCCCAGCTAGATGCCCGTACCTGTCATTTACCTTTTTAAAATGATCGATATCAATTATACAAAGGGATAGATTACTATTTGATCTGTTTAACATCTTTAGATCTGATTCCAACTTTTCATAGAAATATCTGCGGTTGTAAAGTCCTGTCAGCGGATCTTTATAAGCATAAAACATTATTCTTTTCAGCCAGAATCCGAAAACCACACTGATAATTGTTGAAAAATGGTACATATTGTTTATATAAATTTAGGGTAGATTAACCGTAATATAGTATTCTAACCCTTATTTTTACATTCTGTTTTTGTGCACCAGCATAGCGCGAATAATGTCATTTAATAGACTTATTTGCCCTTCCGACAATTTATTGACCAATATCTCCAATTCCAGTCTTTCCGGACTCTGGGAACCATTTCTATGGCCAAATGCAAGATAATCCAGTGAAGTATTTAATGCAACAGACAGTTTTGCAATAGTCTCAAATGAAAATTGTTTTTCTCCCCGTTCTATCTTACCCTCATACTGCGGTGAAATATCAACCTTTTCAGCAAGCTGAAATTGCGTGAGTCCCATTTTATTTCGTTCTTGTTTTATTCTTTGCCCTATAGCCTTATAGTCCATGTCTCAACCCCCTATAATAAACATACAGGGAAGTTATCCAAATAAAAACAATCTTATTGTACATGCTATTATTTACTATAACGTTTTTACCTTTATATCCTATCATGTGATTTAAATGGTGCATTTGAGTATATTCAAAGACAGTACGGGCTAATGTCCGGCACAAATAGACTCTTTTGGATTTGTTTGCTTCAATGAACTGCAATATAGCATAGTTAGTAAGGTCTTGAAACCAACCACGTATTATAGATTTGTATCAGCAATTTCATTAAATAATCAATGGGACAAGTCAATTGTACCATATTCTTGTGTCAATTACAGTAGTTTCGCAAATTTATATAGGTCT belongs to Bacillota bacterium and includes:
- a CDS encoding KTSC domain-containing protein, coding for MKRIYVESSNLRSVGYDSTTKILEVEFNSGGIYQYFNVSEIVFQALLAADSKGQYFHRNIKNIYAYKRVG
- a CDS encoding GGDEF domain-containing protein yields the protein MFYAYKDPLTGLYNRRYFYEKLESDLKMLNRSNSNLSLCIIDIDHFKKVNDRYGHLAGDKLLTRVSKILKANSREIDTIARWGGEEFAVILPDTNNNGALKYAERTRKIIEKSAKCFGAILYVLA
- a CDS encoding helix-turn-helix transcriptional regulator; this translates as MDYKAIGQRIKQERNKMGLTQFQLAEKVDISPQYEGKIERGEKQFSFETIAKLSVALNTSLDYLAFGHRNGSQSPERLELEILVNKLSEGQISLLNDIIRAMLVHKNRM